The following proteins come from a genomic window of Maribacter sp. HTCC2170:
- the folB gene encoding dihydroneopterin aldolase: protein MGVIKVTNIRAHAHHGCLDEESIIGSEYRVDITLRTDLKKASISDNLIDTVDYVHINHIVKEEMNIPSKLLEHVANRIIDRVFLELTTVDKIKVSVSKINPPIGGDVEMVTVVLSSKRS from the coding sequence ATGGGAGTAATCAAAGTAACCAATATCAGGGCGCATGCCCATCACGGGTGTTTGGATGAAGAAAGTATTATTGGTAGTGAATATCGAGTAGATATTACATTGCGCACAGATCTGAAAAAAGCCTCAATTTCTGACAATCTTATTGATACGGTGGATTATGTTCATATAAACCACATTGTAAAGGAGGAAATGAACATTCCGTCAAAACTATTGGAGCATGTTGCTAATCGCATCATAGACCGTGTATTTCTCGAATTGACTACAGTTGATAAAATAAAGGTGTCCGTCTCTAAAATAAACCCCCCAATAGGTGGTGATGTGGAAATGGTTACCGTTGTTTTAAGCTCAAAAAGATCGTGA